The sequence CTTTCTATATATAACATCTTCGTAACTAGGATTAGCTGTTTTTCCGTTAGCATATCCTGAAACTGCATCTATTACTCCATATATTCTCTCCATGTAGGCTTCTACTCCCCAAAAACATCCCCCAGCTAGATAAATCTCTTTTATATTTTCTTTTTGAACAGCCGAGTTTTGCTCTATCAAAACTTTCTGTTCTTTAATCTCTTCTTTCTTTTCTTCTAATCCAAAAAACTTCAAAACATTACTCTTAGGAAGTTGTCCAGGAACTACATTTTTTATCTTAGCATTTTCATCTATAAAAATTCCTGTCGGATACGCTCTTATTCTTGCTAATTTCTGTATTTCACCTTTTTCATCTAATAATACTTTTATATTCTTATATCCCAATGACTTGTACCAATTTTTAAATTCATCTGCTTTCATTTCCCCTGCTTTTCCAGGAAAAACAACAGTCACTATTTCTATTCTATCTTCTTCTTTAGTGAACTCATCTAACTCCTCTAATGATGAAAGACAAATAGGACACCAAGAAGCCCAAGCTTTTAAATAAGTCTTTTTTTCTTTTGAAAAATTATATTCTTTTCCATCTATATCTTTTAACTTCAATTTGCTTAAATCTATATCTTTTGCAAAACTTGCAACTCCTCCTAAAACAAACATAAATAATAAAAATAATTTGTAGATATGTTTCATTTTTCTCACCTCTTATAAAAAAATATTCAATTGATTAAAAATAAGTAAGACTCCCATTATTATAATAATTATTCCACCAATTTTTTTAATCTTTTCTAAATATTTCTTTAAAAATGATAATTTTTCAAAAAAATATTTAGACGATAAAGATATAATTAAAAAAGGTGTTGCTAATCCCATAACATATACCATCATTAAAAAACTTGCATAAAAAATATTTTCTCTATTTCCTGCTACAAATAAGATGGAAGCTAGAATTGGCCCGATACATGGAGTCCATCCTAAACTGAATCCGAATCCTAAAAGATAACTTTCAATTACACCTCCTCGTCCACTTTCTATTTGTAACATTTTTGTTCTTTCTAAAAATGGTATTTTTAAAATCTCGCTTTGAATTAATCCGAAGAAAATAATTATTATTCCACTAGAAATTCTAAAATAACTACTTGCTAAAATATTTCCTAAAAGGCCAGCTCCAAATCCTAATAGTATAAAAGCCGTAGACAAGCCTAAAATAAAAAATATTGTCTTGATTATTGAAGTTTTTCCTCCTGTGCTTAAAATTCCAAAATAAATAGGTAATATTGGAAAAATACAAGGAGAAAAAAATGAAAGAAGTCCTGCTATATAAGCATAACTATATAATATCTCATCTCCTATCATAACTCTAGCCTCCTTTCCAAATTTAAATATTACTTATTTAGTATAATATTATCATACTTTAAAATTAATTTCAATATAAAATAGTAATTGTTACAAATATTTAACAAAATTTTTCAAAATTTGTTAACTTTCTAAGTTCTTCTATTTTAATTGTCTACTAATATTTTTATAATAACTCTTATTTTAATCTGCCATATTTAGGCCACATTTAATTGATAATATTTCCTTCGTACGAAAATATTTTAATTCAATAGGAGGAAAAATGAAAATAAAAAAATCAATTCTTACAATATTTCTATTCAGCAATTCTATATTAGCTCTAGGTAATTATATTGATATGAAGGAGTATAGAAAATTAAAAATATTTTTAAAAGAAGAACAACAAACAACTTTTAATAATTTAATGAAAAATCTAGAATTTGCTATTAATACTTTAGATAGGAAATTAAAATTAGCTCAAAATAAAAAAGAAGTAACAACATTAGAAGATAAAAAAGATGCTTTAATAAAAAAGAAAAATGAAATAATAAAAAAACTCTATATAAATATTTTGGAACATCCTGAAAATTATACAAAAGCTGCTATGGATTTAAAAGAAAATATTAATAAACTAGTTGATTCTTATTCAGAGGTGAAAGAAAAATGATTTTATTGGTTATTATCTTGGTATTACTTTATATTTTTTCTAGAAAGAAATGTAATTGTGAAAATTCTCAATCTATTGGAAATATAATTTTCACTATATTAATAATCTTAGTTATTATCTATATATTAGGAAATTTATTTCATCTTCCTTTTATCTTTGGACCTAGATTTAACTTATTTAGAATTTTTAATTGCTTTTAATCATCAAAATATTATATTACTAAAGGAGAATTTATGAAAAAATTATTAATTATACCATTTTTATTATCAATAACTTTTATTACTAAAGGAATGGAGCATAACCCCCACTCCTCTCATACTCAAAAGACTTCACATAACATGAGCCATCACTCTCATAATACAGAGTTTGAAAAAAATAAAAATATTCAATTTGAAAGAAAACTCTTACTTCCTAGTAAATTAGAAGGAGAGATCATAAATAATACTAGAGTCTTTAACCTAGAAACTCAAAAAGGAGAGTGGGAATTTATAAGTGGCAAAAAGAGTAAAACTTATGGATACAATGGTCCTATATTAGGTCCAATTCTCTCTTTAAAAAGAGGAGAAAAAACTAAAATAAATATTACAAATAACTTAGATGAAGAAACTACTGTTCACTGGCATGGTGCTATTGTATCTCAAGATGTAGATGGAGTTCATCACTCTGATATATTTCCACATAAAACTAAAAGTGTAGAATTTATTTTAAATCAACCTGAAGCAACTCTTTGGTTCCATCCACATCCTATGCACAAAACAGCAAAACAAGTATATAAAGGATTAGCTGGATTAATATATTTAGAAGATGAAAATACAGACAAACTAAATCTTCCTAAGACTTATGGTGTAGATGATTTCCCATTAGTAATTCAAGATAAAAAGTTATCTTTAGATGGAAAATTAGAATATACTACTACTCATATGGAAAAAATCCATGGAAAATCTGGAGGATACTTAATGGTAAATGGAATTGTATCTCCCTTTGTAGAGATACCTCAAGGCTTTACTAGATTTAGAGTTATTAATGGAAGTAATGCTACTAACTATGAAATAGATTTACAAGGAAAAAAATTCTATCAGATAGCTAGTGATGGTGGACTCTTAACTTTTCCTATTGAGATGAATAAACTTATCTTGGCTCCTGGAGAACGTGCAGAACTTCTTATAAATAGTAAGATTTTATCTGAAAAAGATTATCTTTATGTTAATGGTACTAAAGCTTTAGAATTTAGAAAAACAGCTAAAAAAGGTATTGATAAACTACCTAAGAATTTATCAACTATACCTGAGATAAAAGAAGATTTATCAAAACTAAAAACAAGGGAATTTATTTTAAAAACTACTTCTAAATCTAATACTATAAATGGTACAGCATATGATATGGATAAAATTAATTTCCAAGTAGAAAAAGGAAAAAAAGAGATTTGGAATATTACTAATAGCAATGGTATGATGGATATGCCACATCCATTCCATGTACATGGAGCACAATTTAGAGTTATTGAAAGAAATGGAGAAATCCCACCTCTTAATGAACAAGGATGGAAAGATACTATCAATCTAAATGCTGGGGATAATGTTAAAATTTTAATTGAGTATACAACTAATGGTATTACTGTTTATCATTGCCACATCTTAGAGCATGAAGAGATGGGAATGATGGGACAGTTTCAAATAAAATAAATACAGATCTAATTTAATAAAGAATAGAAAAAAGGAGAAAGTTTTACTTTAATAATTATTATTAAGAACAATAATAATTGAAAATAAAAATTTTCTCCTTTTTTAATTAAGTCTAAATCTCTATTTAAGATAATTTTTTAGTCATTATCTCAGTAACTAAAGTAGGATTTGCCTTTCCTTTAGAAAGTTTCATTACTTGCCCTATCAGCCCTTTAATTACTCTTGGCTTTCTTCCTTCGTCAGAGTTTTTATAATCCTCTACCATCTTAGGATTATTAGCTATTACCTCATCTACCATAGCTTCAATAGCAGCAGTATCAGCTACTTGCACCATTCCTTTTTCTTTTACAATTATTTCAGGAGCTCTCTCATCAGTAAGTTTTATCTCAAATAACTCCTTAGCTATCTTAGTAGAGATAGTTCCTTTCTCTATAAGAGCTATTATCTCTCCTAGATGCTCAGCAGATATAGAGAATTTTTCTATATCTATATTTTTCTCTTTTAATATTCTCATAACATCTGTCATTATCCAGTTAGCACTTAGCTTTCCATTTCCAGAAGTTTTAGCAACTTTCTCAAAATAATCAGCTAACTCTATATCTTCACATAGAATATTAGCATCATATTCAGGTAATCCATAGTCACTTATAAATCTAGCTAACTTTTCAACTTTAGATTCTGGCATCGTTTGTCTAATAGCTTCTATCTCTTCATCTGTGATAACAAGTTTTAATAAGTCTGGCTCTGGGAAATATCTGTAGTCCATAGCTTCCTCTTTACTTCTCATTACCTTTGTAGTTTGAGTTTCCTCATCCCAAAGTCTTGTTTCTTGGTCTATTTTTCCACCATTTTCAATAGTTTCTATCTGTCTACTTATTTCATAATCAATAGCTCTAGCAACAGCTTTAAATGAGTTTAGGTTTTTTACCTCTACTCTTGTTCCAAAAACTTTTGACCCTTTTTCCATTACAGATATATTAGCATCACATCTAAGTGAACCTAATTCCATCGATACATCACTGATACCAGTATATTTTATCACACTCTTTAAAGTATTAAGATACTCATAAGCCTCTTCAGAACTTCTCATATCTGGCTCTGATATTATCTCAATTAATGGTATAGATGCTCTGTTGAAATTTATTAATGACTCATGCTCAGCATGTATAGATTTTGCTGCATCTTCCTCTATTTGTAACTTTGTAATTCCTACTTTTACCATTCTTCCAGAATTTAATTTAAACTCTAGATATCCTTTTCCAGCATAAGAGTTATCAAATTGAGTAATTTGATAGTTCTTTGGAGTATCTGGATAGAAATAGTTTTTTCTATCAAAACTACTCTCATTATTTATTTTACAGTTAAGAGCAAGTCCAGCTTTTACTGCATACTCTACTACTTTTTTATTTAGTTTTGGCAATGCCCCTGGGTGTCCTAAACAGATAGGACAAGTATGTGTATTTGCTTCAGCATTGTCATAGTCAGCACTACAACCACACCAAACCTTTGTTCCAGTTTTTAATTGTAGGTGGACCTCAAGCCCAATTACTGATTCCCATTCTCTCATATTTTTTCTCCTTTTCTCCTAGTCTAATTCAGGAAGTTCCCATTCTCCTCTTACTTTCTCAAAAGCTGAACCAGCTTTAATTAAATCTCCCTCTCTAAAAGGTTTTCCTAGTAGTTGAATACCTACTGGTAATCCTTGTGTTTTCCCAGCTGGAATAGATATTCCAGGTATACCAGCAAGGTTAGCAGAGATTGTAAAAATATCTTCTAAATATAACTCTATTGGAGTCTTTTTATCATCTAATCTAAAAGCTGTACTTGGAGATACTGGAGTAAATATTACATCTACATTTTCAAATGCTTTATCGAAGTCCTCTTTTATTTTAGTTCTTACCTTTTGCGCTTTCTTAAAGTATGCATCATAGAACCCAGCACTTAAAACATAAGTTCCTATCATTATTCTTCTTTTTACTTCATCTCCAAATCCTTCACTTCTTGAATTTACGTATAGGTCATTGATATTTTGAATATTTTCACTTCTATATCCATATCTTACACCATCAAATCTAGCAAGGTTAGAACTTGCTTCTGCTGGTGCTATTACATAGTAAGTAGGTACAGCATATTTTGTATATGGTAG comes from Fusobacterium necrogenes and encodes:
- a CDS encoding cytochrome c biogenesis CcdA family protein, which gives rise to MIGDEILYSYAYIAGLLSFFSPCIFPILPIYFGILSTGGKTSIIKTIFFILGLSTAFILLGFGAGLLGNILASSYFRISSGIIIIFFGLIQSEILKIPFLERTKMLQIESGRGGVIESYLLGFGFSLGWTPCIGPILASILFVAGNRENIFYASFLMMVYVMGLATPFLIISLSSKYFFEKLSFLKKYLEKIKKIGGIIIIIMGVLLIFNQLNIFL
- the gatB gene encoding Asp-tRNA(Asn)/Glu-tRNA(Gln) amidotransferase subunit GatB: MREWESVIGLEVHLQLKTGTKVWCGCSADYDNAEANTHTCPICLGHPGALPKLNKKVVEYAVKAGLALNCKINNESSFDRKNYFYPDTPKNYQITQFDNSYAGKGYLEFKLNSGRMVKVGITKLQIEEDAAKSIHAEHESLINFNRASIPLIEIISEPDMRSSEEAYEYLNTLKSVIKYTGISDVSMELGSLRCDANISVMEKGSKVFGTRVEVKNLNSFKAVARAIDYEISRQIETIENGGKIDQETRLWDEETQTTKVMRSKEEAMDYRYFPEPDLLKLVITDEEIEAIRQTMPESKVEKLARFISDYGLPEYDANILCEDIELADYFEKVAKTSGNGKLSANWIMTDVMRILKEKNIDIEKFSISAEHLGEIIALIEKGTISTKIAKELFEIKLTDERAPEIIVKEKGMVQVADTAAIEAMVDEVIANNPKMVEDYKNSDEGRKPRVIKGLIGQVMKLSKGKANPTLVTEIMTKKLS
- a CDS encoding multicopper oxidase family protein gives rise to the protein MKKLLIIPFLLSITFITKGMEHNPHSSHTQKTSHNMSHHSHNTEFEKNKNIQFERKLLLPSKLEGEIINNTRVFNLETQKGEWEFISGKKSKTYGYNGPILGPILSLKRGEKTKINITNNLDEETTVHWHGAIVSQDVDGVHHSDIFPHKTKSVEFILNQPEATLWFHPHPMHKTAKQVYKGLAGLIYLEDENTDKLNLPKTYGVDDFPLVIQDKKLSLDGKLEYTTTHMEKIHGKSGGYLMVNGIVSPFVEIPQGFTRFRVINGSNATNYEIDLQGKKFYQIASDGGLLTFPIEMNKLILAPGERAELLINSKILSEKDYLYVNGTKALEFRKTAKKGIDKLPKNLSTIPEIKEDLSKLKTREFILKTTSKSNTINGTAYDMDKINFQVEKGKKEIWNITNSNGMMDMPHPFHVHGAQFRVIERNGEIPPLNEQGWKDTINLNAGDNVKILIEYTTNGITVYHCHILEHEEMGMMGQFQIK